ATGGTAATTTCTCGTGTTCGAAACGCCGACATGTGCACTTTTGCTCTACCAAATTAACAACATTCAAAGACTCGCTAGAAGATCCATATTTAACTTCAGTGTGATGATCATCAATCCTTTGGACCGTCAATTCTCTGGCGGCAGTTACACGACcctattaataaatatgaaacgaCTGAGTTATTACATATTACGGCTGATTTAAGAATTATAATGGCTGTCTTATGAATTTTATGAAACGGCTGACTTAAGAATTTTATGAAACATTGTCGTATTTTTACTGTTACGACTGACTTACATGTAGTAGTTTCTCGACACCACGCGTAAGCGTTGTTGGCTGCGATCTGGCATCCTCTCTCCGTTCATCATAACCCGTATCGATTCTAATATTCGAACAATGTTTAGACCTCTTGCATGCGACAATGCTCTGTTCATTGATTCCGCTATGTTtgtagtcatcaaattgtacctCTCGCCCGAGAAATGAACACACGTCCACAGGCGGACATCAGCTTTTTGGAGGTAGCTGTGGAGTGCAGGATGAATCGCTTCAATCTCCTCGAAAATCGCAGTAAAGTCAGACATCCTAAAACATCTTGCccctttcttcaccagacgGAATGCTTATTTTCCTTTGTACCGTCCCAATATGTTCTTATATAAATGGTAGGTGCATATTCCCCGAGTAGCCAACGGATACATATTTCTAATTGATTTCCCTATCGAGTTATGCATGTCCGAGATTATCGCAAGACCCTCGTCGTCAGGAATCAGAAGTTTTAGTTGCGTAAAAAACCAATGCCACGAATCATCATTTTCTCTGTCAACCACTGCGAAGGCTATTGGAAAAATCTGGAAGTTACCGTCCTGAGTTAGTGCTGTGAGTAGCGTCCCTTTGTATTTACCATTGAGAAACGTACCGTCAACTACAACAACTTTGCGCATGAAAGGATACCCATTAACGCTCGCACCAAAGGCAAGAAACACATACATGAATCTTCCAAGCTCATCGATTTGAAGACGCGTCACTGTACTCGGATTTGCCCTTCTTATCATGTATAAGTAAGAAGGCAAGCTTTCAAACCCACACTCAGGTGTTCCCTCATCGATTTCCCTTGCAAATTTCAACGTCCGGTATGATTTCCAATAATCCATCTGTTCACATGAAAAAACGATCCTCATTACACAGCCACATCAAATAATTAAGACAGCCATAACGTACTGAATAACTCAACCCTATTTTACAATAACTCGGCCGCATCTAAATATAT
The Brassica napus cultivar Da-Ae chromosome A1, Da-Ae, whole genome shotgun sequence DNA segment above includes these coding regions:
- the LOC106358799 gene encoding uncharacterized protein LOC106358799, giving the protein MSSIDIAVGQRYDSKDDLDRRLKLLTVRYKFDFDVETSTPTSYVVKCWVDGCLWRVRASTPGESKAFFVRIYDSKHTCSCTERSNRSRQATPDILGMLYKNFGDVGPAVHPTSVGIAITKQFGIKMDYWKSYRTLKFAREIDEGTPECGFESLPSYLYMIRRANPSTVTRLQIDELGRFMYVFLAFGASVNGYPFMRKVVVVDGTFLNGKYKGTLLTALTQDGNFQIFPIAFAVVDRENDDSWHWFFTQLKLLIPDDEGLAIISDMHNSIGKSIRNMYPLATRGICTYHLYKNILGRYKGK